One genomic region from Jiangella sp. DSM 45060 encodes:
- a CDS encoding metalloregulator ArsR/SmtB family transcription factor has protein sequence MLNHEAVDRVFHALADANRRAVIERLTRGPATVSELAAELGVTVAATVQHLQVLQDTELVRSEKVGRVRTCQIDPAGLRNAEAWLRRQRTAWEHRLDRLGAVLDDQTKEPGS, from the coding sequence ATGCTTAACCATGAGGCGGTGGACCGGGTGTTCCACGCTCTGGCCGACGCCAACCGGCGGGCCGTCATCGAGCGCCTGACCCGTGGCCCGGCCACCGTGAGCGAGCTGGCGGCCGAGCTCGGCGTGACCGTCGCCGCGACGGTGCAGCACCTGCAGGTGCTGCAGGACACCGAGCTGGTGCGCTCGGAGAAGGTCGGGCGGGTCCGTACCTGCCAGATCGATCCGGCCGGCCTCCGCAACGCCGAGGCGTGGTTGCGACGTCAGCGCACGGCGTGGGAGCACCGCCTGGACCGCCTCGGCGCGGTCCTCGACGACCAGACGAAGGAGCCAGGATCATGA